DNA from Amycolatopsis sp. DSM 110486:
CCCGCGCGCACTCTCCACTTCGGACCACAGCACCGCGGCGCGGTCCATCCCGGGTTCCCTGCTCATCTCGCTCCCGTCGTCGATCACCTCGACTGTGCGCCGGGCACGTGAGCCGCGTCCAAGACCTGTTCCGCGCTCTGTGATACCCAACGGGTACCACCGCAGGTCCGTGGGCTTGAAAATCCCCCGCCGGCGACGAACACTGAGTGGGTGAACTCAGAATCGCCGCGCGCGGGCCGGCCGCTCGGCTTCGACCGCCACGAAGCCCTGAACAGCCTGATGACCCTGTTCTGGCACGTCGGCTTCGACGGCGTCACCCAGCAGCAGATGGCCGCGGCGACGGGACTGTCCACGTCGAGCCTGTACAACTCGTTCGGCACGAAGATCGAGATCTACCGCGAAGCCGTCGACGAGTACCTCGTGCTCATGCAGGACGTCCTCGCACCACTGCAGCAGGGCGAGCGCGGCAGCGAAGACGTGCTCGAAGCGTTGTCCCGCCTGGAATCCGTGCTCGACGGCCCGAACGCGGGCTTCGGCTGCCTGGCCACCACGGCGATGTCCAAGCCGGTCGACGAGCACGTCGTCACCGCCACCCGGCGCTACCGCGAGCAGCTCCGCTCGGGGTTCCTGGCCGCCCTCGAACGCGGCCGCGAGCTGGGCGAGTCCACCGCCGACCCGGCCGTGCTCGCGGATCTGCTCACCGCCACCGTGCTCGGCACGCTCACCATCGCACGCGCCGACCCCGACGGCCGCGAGCTGGCCGCCCAGCTGAAGTCGGTGCGCGCGTTCGTGGAGAGCAGCCGCGCCTGAGCTTCAGACAGCCAGTCGCGCGTGCCGCAGCAGGGCTTCGACGGCCTGGTCCACGTCCGCCTCGTCGCTCGCCCAGTCCGAAACCGAGATGCGCATGAGCCGCTCGCCGCGGTAGGTCGTGCCGCTGAAGAACGCCTTGCCCTCGGCGCGAACCCCGGCCATGACGGCGTCGGCGAGCCGGCCGTGGTCGCCGTCGGGCGCGAGCCAGCGCACGAGGACCTGGTTGGACACGACGTCGTTCACGATCTCGGCCTGACCACTCGCGCCGAGCTGGTCGGCGAAGCGGCGGGCCAGCCCGATGGTCCGCTCGACGAGTCCGGCGACGCCGTCGCGGCCGAGCGCCCGCAGCGTCGCGTAGACACCGACCCCGCGGGCCCGGCGGGAAAAGTCGGGCCCCCAGTCCATCGGGTCGCGACCGCCTTCACCCTGTTCGAGGTAGGCCGCCTGCACGCTCATCGCCGCCCGGTGCGCGGACGCGTTGGCGCAGATGGCGATTCCGCAGTCGTAGGAGACGTTGAGCAGCTTGTGCCCGTCGGTCGACCAGGAGTCGAGGCGGTCGAGGCCCGCGGTGCGCGCCGCCATGGCCGGCGCCGCGGCGGCCAGCAGCATCACGGCGCCGTCGACGTGGACCCACGTCGGGTTGCCGGCGGCACGGTGGGCCTCGGCGAGGTCGGCCACGGCGGCGAAGTCGTCGAAGCTGCCAGTGTTCACATTGCCGCACTCGACGACGATCATCGTCGGCCCGTGCACGGAGGCCAGCACCTTTTCCAGTGCGTCGGGCCGCATGTTGTCCTCGTCGTCGCACTCCACGGTGACCAGCGCCCGCTCGCCGAGGCCGAGGAACCGCAACGCGCGCAGCACGGTCGAGTGCGCCCCGGACTTCACCACGACCGTGATCCGCGGCGCGCCGGCGAGACCGTCGGCCTCGACGTTCCACCCGACGTCGCGCAGCACCTGGTGTCGGGCCGCCGCGAGGCAGGTGAACGTGGCCATCTGCCCGCCGGTGACGAACCCGACCGAACTCTCGCCGGGCAACCCCAGCAGGTCGACCAGCCACTCGGCCGCGAGTTCCTCGGCCACGGAGACACCCGGCGTCGACGGGTAGAGCGAAGCGTTCTGATCCCACGCCGTGAGCAGCAGGTCCGCGCCGAGCGCCGCCGGGTGCAGGCCGCCGACGACGTAACCGAAGTAGCGCCCGCTCGCCTGCGCGGCCACGTAGGGCTCGAGATCACGAGCGAGCTCGTCGACGACCCGCACCGCGTCGACCCCGCGCGCCGTCGGCGGGTGGTCGAGCGCCGCGCGGATCGTCGCGTGGTCCGCGGTCGGGAACACGGGCCGGTCCGGCAGCGAGCCGAGGTACCCCAGCGCGGCCGTGCTCGCCGCGTCGAGCACGGATTTCCAGTCTGACTCCTGCACGGTTCCTCCTGCGGTCGTCGGCACGTCGAGGACCGACGACGTCCACGCAGGACAGCCGGCACCACAATCTGAGTCGCCCGACTCGGATTGCGGTCATTCTGCGTTGGCGCACTCAGAACTGTCAAGGCCCCCGGGCAGCGCGCGGGCCGCCCGCACGGTTTCAGCCGCGCTCGGCCAGCGCCTTCAGCAGCGCTTCGGCTGCCTGCTCACCCGAGGCCGGGTTCTGGCCGGTGATCAGGTTGCCGTCGACCACCACGTACGGACCCCAAGCCGGGCCCGAGGAATACTCGGCGCCGGCGCCACGCAGTCGCTCCTCCAGCAGCCACGGCGCGTTCTGCGCGAGGCCGACCTGCTGCTCCTCATCGTCGGTGAACGCGGTGAGCTTGCGGCCCTTGAACAGCCAGGCGCCCTCGGGGTCGCCGGCGGAGAAGAAGCTCGCCGGGCCGTGGCACAGCGACGCGACGACCTTGGACTCGTCCGGCAGCAGCGCGGCCAGCACGCGGGCGACGTCGGCGTTCACGGCCAGGTCCTGCATCGGGCCGTGGCCGCCGGGAATCAGCACCCCGTCGAACTCGGCCGGGTCCACGTCCTCGAGCCGCGCCGGCGACTGCAGCAGCTCGCAGTGGGCTTCGAGGTACGCGCGCATCTCTTCGGCGCGGGCCGGGTCGTCGCCGTTGACCTTCGGGCTGAGGCTCATCTCGTCGGCCGGGGCGGGGCGTCCGCCCGGCGTCGCGATGGTCAGCTCCACGCCCGCCGCGGACAGGATGCGGTGCGGCACCACGAACTCCTCGGCCCAGAACCCGGTCGGACGCTGAGTGCCGTCCTTCTGGCTCCACTTCGTGGCCGACGTGAGGATCACCAACAGCTTGGTCATGTCTTCGTTCTCCTTGGGGATTTCCCGCGCTCCGAAGTGAGCGGCAGGCTTGATCACGTGTCATAGGCTAATCCTTGACACATATCACTTGGCGATGATTTGAGCTTGCGTGTGACTTGCTTAACAACTTAGGTCATGACATCACCGTCGGCTACACTCGACGTCGGAGGTGGCGGCTGTGAAGGTGACGCTGGGTCCCGCGCGCGCCGGTGACGAGTGTTTGAGCTCGAACCTGCTGGTCGGGTACGTGAACACGCGCGTGCACGGCAAACAGGCCAAGGAGCAGCTGACCGACGGCGCCGCGGTCGCGAAGTGGTTCCAGGCCGTCGACGCGGGTGACTCCGCCGACGCGACCGACGCCGACGCGGCCACCGCCCGCGAACTGCGCGACGCGTTGCTGGGCATCCTGCGCGCGCACGTCGGCTGCGACGAGGGCGTGGCGATGGTGGCCGAATCCGAAGCCCACCTGCAGCGGGCCGCCCTGCGTTTCCCTGTGACCACGGTCGTCACGGCGGAGGGGTGCGAGCTGCACCCGACGGGCACCGGCGTCGACCGGTCGTTCTCGCACCTGCTCAGCGCGGTCGCCGACCTCGCCTCGCGGGGCGCTTGGCCGCGGGTGAAGGTGTGCAAGAACGACACGTGCTACACGGCGTTCTTCGACAAGACGCGCAACTCTTCTGCGCTGTACTGCAGCACGACGTGCAGCGGCCAGATGGCGACGCGCGCGTACCGCGAGCGAAAAAAGGAGTGCGCCGCTCGGTGATCAGCGGAACACAGCCGTCCACTCAGGAGTTGAGCGTGGCATGAGCCAACTCGTGGACCGCACGATCACCGCCCTGCGCACCGAGCACGACACGCTCGCCGCCCTCGTCCGCACCCTCACCGACGAGCAGCTGGCCACCACCAGCGGCGCTGCCGAATGGACCGTCGCGCAAGCCCTGTCCCACCTCGGCAGTGGCGCGGAAATCGGCCGCGCGCCGATCGCCCGGGCCGCCGGCGAGACCGTGGAGGCCGAAGACAACCCGACAATCTGGGCTCGCTGGGACGCGTCCGCGCCGCGCGCGCAGGCCGAAGGTTTCCTGGAGCACAACGCCCGGTGGCTCGAGACCGTCGAAGCCCTCACGCCCGAGCAGCGCTCGGCGCTGACCGTCGATCTCGGCTTCCTGCCCGAGCCGGTCTCGCTGCTGACCGCCCTGGGCATGCGCCTCAACGAGGTGGCCAACCACTCGTGGGACGTGCGCGTGGCCTTCGACCCCGACGCCGGTGTGGAAGCCGCCTCGGCCGAGGTGCTCGTCGACCTGCTGGCCGGCCCGGTCGGCTTCATGCTGAACTTCCTCGCGAAGCCGGCCGAGCTCGGGAAGCCGGGGTCCGTCGCCATCCCGGGTGCCGGCCTGGTGATCGACGAAGCCGTCACGGTGGTGGACCACCTCGAGTCGCCTTCGGCCACGTTCAACGGCCCGGCCGAAGCGTTCATCCGTCTGGTCAGCGGCCGTTTGAAGCCTCCGTACGACAACGACGTGACCGTCGACGGCGCCCTCTCGCTCGACGACCTGCGCCGGGTGTTCCCCGGCTTCTGACGCGGGGTGTTCCCCGACCTGGGACGGAATGGACAGCGGGCTGACCGGTTTCGCTCACGGTCAGCCCGTTTTCTGTCATTCCGGCGATAACCTTCGCACGTGAGCGGTTCTGGGGTGTGCGGTGTGCCGCACGGGCTGTGCGAATTCGGACGGGCGCTGGTGCCGTTGCCCCACTTCATGATCGGTTGAGGACAGTGGCTGTCGACGAACCACCGACGATCCGCGTCCTGCGGTCACGGCGCCGAGGAGTGGTTCGACGCCTGAGCCCCGCCGCGATCACGTCCGCTCGGCGACTCTTCGCACCCCGTGCACCGTCCTCGGGATCCACGTCCACAACGCCCCGGCCGCGGCGAAGCCGACCAGTCCACTGACGACGATCCCCAGCCCGAGCCCGGCCAGCGCGGTCACCCCCGCCAGCAGCAGCGGGCCGAGGCCGGAACCGACGTCGGCCAGCTCGTTCCAGATGCCGATGTGCGTCGGGCGGCCGACGGTCGGCGAGACGTCGGCGCCGAGCGTCATCACGATGCCCGAGCCCAGGCCGTTGCCGAAACCCATCACCATGGCCACGAGGGCAAGCAGAACCGGCCCGTGCGTCAACGGCATGAGGACGAAGGAAGCACCGAGCACGAACGTGCAAGGGACCGCGACCCACCGGCGGCCACGGCGGTCCATCACCTTGCCCGCCGGGTAGAAGACCAGCGCGTCGATCGCGCCGGCGAAACCGTAGATCACCGAGCTGACCGTGGGCGACAGGCCGAGGTGGGCCGCCCACAGGGGAACGACGGTCTGGCGCGTCTGCCGGATCCCCGACAGCAGCAGGATGCCGACACCGAGCGTCGCGTACACCCGCCACTTCTGCTTGACCATCCCCCACGTCGTGATCGCCGCCGCGGCCGCGCGGTGCTCGTCGGTCGTCTCCAGATCCGGCACCCGGTACACGACGATCCCGGCGGCGAGCACCGCGACGAGGCTCAGGTAGTACGCGCCGGCCTGCCCCCAGACCAGCATCGCCGCGGCCCCGGCGAACGGACCCAGGAACAGCCCCACGCGCATCGTCCCGCCGAGCGTCGACAACGCCCGCGCCCGCATGTGCAGCGGCACCGCCTCGGTCAGGTACGACTGCCGCGCCAGGCCGTACACCGCGCTCGCGGCGCCGATCAGCAGCACGCCGGCGCCGTAGACCAGCAACGCGGACTGCCCCGAACCGATGTTGACCAGGCACAGCGCCAACCCGACGGCCGTGACCCCGGCCGCCACCAACATCGACTTCCGCTCACCGACCCGGGTCGCGAGGATGCCCGCCGGGATGTTCGTGATGAGCGAGCCGATCCCGAGCAACGCCCCGATCAACGCCGCCACCGACGTCGTGGCCCCGCGGTCGATCGCACTCAGCGCGACGACCGGCAACATCGAGCCCTCCGCCAGCCCGAACAACGCGGCGGGCCCGTACACCGCGACCGCCACCGACCGCAGCCGGAACTCCTCAGCCATGCCCGGCCACCACCGCGATCACCAGGTCGCGGTCAGGACCGTCCGCTCTCCGAGCGCAGGAGTGCCACAGAGCGAGGCGACTTGGTATTTCGGCAGCGAGAAGTCCTGTGCTCACGGGCCGATCTTCGCAAGCCCGGCCCACTCACCGGCTCGCTCGTGGCGAGTCCCACACCAGTCGCCGACCGTCTGGAGTACAACTCCCGCTGCAGAACTACACAATTCTCCTTCAACGGACTTTCCGGGACCCCCTGCCCGCCACGCCGACGAGGACGAGTGGAGCTACGTCGTCCGCGGCCGGATCGGCGCGATCTCCAACGGCACCGAGATCTACGCCGACGGACGCCGAGTGGATCGTCAAACCCCGCGGCGAGTGCCACGCCTTCTGGAACGACACCGACGAGCCCGCCACCGCCGCGGTGATCGAACGCCACCAGCCCGTCTTCTGACAGGGCCGGTCAGAACTTGTCGACGTCCACAATGGCCTTGGCGAACGGCTGCGGGGCTTCCTGCGGAACGTTGTGGCCGATCCCGGTGAAAGTGCGGTGCTCGTACTTGCCCGTGAACTTGTCGCGATAGGCCTTGCCGTCGGCCGCGGCGGCGTCGAAGTCGCTGCCGATCGTGATCGTCGGAACGCCGATCTTCGGCGAGGCCTGAAGTTTCTGTTCGTAGACGTCGTACTGCGGTTCACCCGGCGCGAGGCTTTGACGCCAGCGGTAGTTGTGCACGACGATGGCCACGTGGTCGGGGTTGTCGAACGACTGCGCCGTGCGGTCGTAGGTCGCGTCGTCGAAGTGCCACTTCGGAGAGACGTTCTGCCAGATCAGCTTGTTGAAGTCGTGCCGGTACTTCGCGTAGCCCAGCTCGCCGCGATCCGTGGCGAGGTAGTACTGGTACCACCAGCCGTATTCGGCCAGCGGGGCCAGCGGCTCTTTGTTGGCCGCCAGGTTGTTGATGCCGTAGCCGCTCACCGCGACCATCGCCTTGACGCGCTCCGGCCACAGCGCCGCGATGACGTCCGCGGTGCGCACACCCCAGTCGTAGCCGCCGAGGATCACCTTGTCGAGGTGCAGGGCGTCCATCATGGCCACGATGTCGAGTGCGACCGCCGCCTGCTGTCCATTGCGGACAGTTTCCTTGGACAGGAACGTCGTCGGACCGTAGCCGCGCAGGAACGGCGCGAAGACGTGGTAGCCGGCCGCGGCGAGCAGCGGGCCGACGTCGACGTAGCTGTGCGGGTCGTACGGCCAGCCGTGGAGCAGGACCACCGGCTTGCCCGTGGCCGGGCCCCACTCGGCGTACCCGACGTCGAGCAGCCCGGCCTTGACCTGTTTGATCGGGCCGAGCGAGGTGTTCTTGCCGGAGCCCGCCCTGAGGTCGTCGCCGGGCGCGGCGACCGGCGCGCCCTGTCCGGTGGAACACGCGGCCAGCGACGCGGCCGCCGCTGTCGCGGCGAAGGCCTGGCCGAACTGCCTCCGGTTGATCATCGGAACTCCTTGGTGGATCGCGCGTTTTCGTTGACTCCGCAAACCTATGTGGACAGTGATCTTCGGCGCGAGCGTCAGGTGACGCTGTCGGTGTACGTCACCTCTGAGGTCGTCATTTTTCGGGCGCGGCAAGGGTTCCGTGGACGGTGATCGTCTCCCCGTGCCGCACGAACCGGATGTCCGGGAGCCGGCGCCGAAGCCAGTCGAGGACGAAGTAGTTGGCGCCGAGCACATCGCACCGCACCCGCGTCGAACCGCCGTCCGAGAGGGCGTTCGCCATCTCCCGCAGGAGTTTCCGGCCGATGCCCCGGAACTGGTAGTCCTCGGCGACGACGATGCCGATGTCCACACCGTCACCGTCGTGGTCGGTCGCCATCAGGTGCCCGACCACGGTCTCGCCGTCGAGAGCGAGGAGGACGACCTGGCCGGGCGCGACCGTGGTCAGCGTCGTGAGCAGACCCGGCGAGATGTGCCGGATGCCGGAGAAGAACCGGTGGTACCGGCTGGCGAGCGACAGTCCGATGAGGAATCTTCCGACCGGCTCACCGTCGTCGGCACCGGGTCGGCGCACGACGATCCGCGCCGCGAGGTCGGCTTCAGGCGCCATGGAACCTCACAGCGTCGGCACCGGAAGCCCCAGCGCCTCGGCCGATTCCGCCCGCATCTCGACCTTGCGGATCTTGCCGGTCACGGTCGTGGGGAACTGCTCCACCAGACGCACGTACCGCGGGATCTTGTAGTGCGCCAGCTTTCCTGTCGCGAAGGCGCGGATCGCGTCGGCGTCGAGCGGAGCCGCGCCGGCCCGCACCTTGATGCAGGCGCACAGCTCCTCGCCGAACCGCTCGTCGGGCACCCCGACCACCTGCACGTCCTCGATGTCCGGATGCGTGTAGAGGAACTCCTCGATCTCCCGCGGGTACACGTTCTCCCCGCCCCGGATCACCATGTCCTTGATCCGGCCGACGATCAGCGCGTAACCGTCCTCACGCATCACGGCGAGGTCGCCGGTGTGCATCCAGCCGTCGGCGTCGAGCGCGTCCGCCGTGCGCTCCGGGTCGTTCCAGTACCCGATCATCACCGAATAGCCGCGCGTGCAGAACTCGCCCGGCGTCCCGCGTTCCACGGTCTCGCCGGTCTCCGGGTCGACGATCTTGATCTCGACGTGCGGGTGCACACGCCCGATCGTCGCGGTGCGCCGGTCGAGGTCGTCGTCGGCGAGCGTCTGGCAGGAGACCGGCGAGGTCTCCGTCATCCCGTACGCAATGGACACTTCTGCCAGGTGCATCTCGGTGACACAGCGCTTCATGACCTCGACGGGACACGGCGCGCCCGCCATGATCCCCGTGCGCAGCGTGCTCAGGTCGTACTCCGCGAACGCGGGCAGCGCCTGCATGCCGATGAACATCGTGGGCACGCCGTACACCGCGGTGCAGCGTTCGTCCTGAATGGACCGCAGCGTGGTCGCCGGGTCGAACGCCGGGCCCGGGATGACCATAGCGGCGCCGTGCGTGGTACAGCCGAGGTTGGCCATCACCATGCCGAAGCAGTGGTAGAAAGGCACCGGGATCGCCAGCCGGTCAACGTGGGTGAAGCCGATCGTCTCGGTGACGAAGAAGCCGTTGTTCAGGATGTTGCGGTGGCTCAGCGTGGCGCCCTTGGGAAAGCCCGTGGTGCCCGACGTGTACTGGATGTTGATCGGGTCGTGCGGGCTGAGCGAGGCCAGGCGTCCGGCCAGGTCTTCCTCACCCGTCGCGCAGTCGAGCAGCTGCTGCCAGTCGTCGGTGTCGAGGTACACGACGGTACGCAGCGCGGTGCCGGCGCGGACTTCGTCGATCATGGCCCCGTAGTCGCTGGTCTTGAACGTGCTCGCCGAGATCAAGAGCGTGACGCCGGACTGTTCGAGCGCGTACGCCAGCTCGTGTGTGCGGTACGCCGGGTTGATGTTGACCAGGATCGCGCCGATCTTCGCGGTGGCGTACTGCGTGATCGTCCACTCGGCACAGTTCGGTGCCCAGATGCCGACGCGGTCGCCCTTTTCGACCCCGACCGCCATCAACGCCCTGGCGAGCGCGTCGACGTCCGCGTTGAGCTCGGCGTAGGTCCAGCGCCGTCCGGTCGCGAACTCGACGAGGCCCTCGCGGTCACCGTGCGCGGCGACGGTGCGTTCGAAGTTCGCGCCGATCGTCTCTTCGAGCAGGGCCGGGCTGTCCGCACCGCGGGCGTAGGAGAGCATGATCCACTCCGATCACTTGAGTTCGGCGGACGACTTGCCGAGCAGCCGGCGCGCCACGATGAGCTGCTGGATCTGTTGCGTGCCTTCGAAGATGTCCATGATCTTCGCGTCGCGCGCCCACTTCTCCAGCAGTGAGTCCTCCGAATAGCCGAGGCTGCCGGCGAGCGCGACGCAGCCCAGCGCGATGTCCGTGGCGCTGCGGCCGGCCTTCGCCTTGGCCATCGACGCGTGCATCGAGTTCGGCCGGGCGTTGTCCGCCAGCCACGCCGCTTCCAGGGTGAGCAGGTAGGCCGCCTCGTAGTCGGCCTCCAGGTCCAGGAACGTCGCGACGGCCGCGGGTTGCCGCGGGCCGGCACGGTCGTAGTCGACGGTCAGGCCGGCCTCGGCGAGCAGCGTGCGCGTCTCGTCCAGCGCGGCCCGGGCCACGCCGACGGCCATCGCCGCGACCAGCGGACGGGTGTTGTCGAACGTCTGCATCACCCCGGCGAAGCTGCGTTCGACGTCGATCTCCGGGTCGCCGAGCAGGTTTTCGCGCGGCACCCGCACGTTGTCCAGGCGCAGGTGCGCGGTGTCGGAGGCGCGGATGCCGAGCTTGTGCTCCAGCCGCACGAGCTCGAACCCCGGCGTGCCCTTCTCCACCACGAACGACTTGATCGCCGCCCGGCCCAGCTCGCGGTCGAGCGTCGCCCACACCACGACGACGTCGGCGCGCTCGCCGGAAGTGACGAAGATCTTCTCGCCGTTGAGCACGTAGTCGTCGCCGTCGAGCACGGCCGTGGTGCGGATGGCGGCCGAGTCCGAACCGGTGTCCGGCTCGGTGATGGCCATGGCCGCCCACTTGCCCGCGAACCGCTTCGCCTGCTCGCCCTTCGCGACCGAGGCGATGGCGGCGTTGCCGAGACCCAAGCGAGGCAGGGACAACAGCATTCCCGCGTCACCCCAGCACATCTCCATGATGCCGAGCACGCTGGCGAGGTTGCGTCCATTGCGGACTTCCCCGGTTGTCACCTGCCCGCCACCCGCCGCGTTCAGGCCGTCGGCGAGGGGCGCCAGCGCGTCGAGCTCCGGCGGGCGCGTGTGTTCGGCCCGGTCGTTGCGGCGGGAACCCGGCCGGAGCAGCTTCTCCGCGGTGAGATGGGCTTGGTCGACCACTGTGGACAGTCGGGCCGGCACTTCGAGGTGGATCACTGGCTTGCTCCTTGCGTACCGGTTCAGACGAGCACGACACCGCTGGCGACGCCGACCGCGCGCAGGTCGCGGTACCAGCGTTCGACGGGGTGTTCCTTGACGTAGCCGTGCCCGCCGAGCAGCTGCACTCCGTCGCTGCCGATGCGCATGCCCTTGGCCGCGCACAGCCGGCGGGCGAGCTCCGTCTCACGAGCGAACGGCTGGCCGGCGTCCGCGCGAGCGGCCGCGCGGTAGGTGGCCAGCCGCATGCCTTCGAGCTCGATGGCGACGTCGGCGACCTTGAACGCGACACCCTGGCGGTGGCTCACCGGCTCCCCGAAGGCGACGCGCTCGTTGAGGTACGGGATCACGTAGTCGAGCACGGCCTGCGCGGTGCCGACCGCGAGCCCGCACCAGGCCAGGCGCGACAGCCGCACGCACTCCGCGTAGGCGGCCGGGTCGGCGTCGCCCAGCAGGGCCGTTTCGGGCACGTGCACCGTCGCCAGATCCAGCCGACCCGTGCCGGCCGCGCGCAGGCCCATCGCGGGCTCGGGCTCGACGCTCATCCCCGGCGCATTCGCCTCGACCACGAACAGCGCGGGGCCGTGGCCGTCCAGCTCGGCCGCGACCACGAACAACTCGGCCTGCGCGGCCCGCGGCACCAGCGACTTGGCGCCGTCGAGGACGAACCCGCCCGGCGTGCGGCGGGCCACCGTGCGCAGCTCGAACGGGTCGAACACGGCGCGCGGCTCGAGGATGGCGAGAGCCGCCGCCGGCACGGTGTCGCCGACGAACGCGGGCAGGTACGCGGCCTGCGCCTCGCCACTCCCCCACAGGACGAGCGCCGTGCTGACCGCGGATGACGCGAGGCACGCCACGGCCAGCCCCATGTCGCCGGCGGCCAGGGCCTCGGTGACCAAGGTCGCCGTGACCGCGGACCGCGCGGTGGCGACCCCGCCGAGCTCCTCGGGCACGCCCAGCAGGCTGAGGCCGAGCTCGGCGGACTTGGTGACCAGGTCGTCCGGCGCCGCGCACGCCGTGTCGGCCTCACCCGCCCGCGCGCGCAGGTGCTCGGCGGCGAACTCGGCCACGGTGTCTCGGATCAGCCGCTGGTCCTCGCTCGGGGTGAAGTCGAGCAGGTCGGGCGGGGTGTCGAGCCCGGGCCGGCGGGGTTCACTGCTGGCCATGACAAATCTCCTGACGTGCTGAAACGGGCTTGGGCCCGAGGGAAAGAGTGAGGTCGGGCTCCGGCAGCGCGGCGGTGCTCAGGCCTTCTTGGCGCGAGCCCCGGCGCGACGACGAGCGGGGGCGGGGGCCTGGCCGAGGCCCGCGATCAACGCGTCGAGCCCGAGGCGCCAGCGGCGGTCCACCGACTGCTTCGAGCCGCCCAGCCGGTGCGCGCTCTCGGCGGCCGCGATGCCCTGGACGTAGGCGAAGAACACGTGCGCGATGTCCGTCGGGTCCGCGGCGAACAGGCCCGCGTCGACGGCGGTGCGGATGTGGTGCACGAAGATCTTGCGCACCTTGACGCCGGCCCTGTCCTCGTCCTGCGTGGGGTCGAAGTCGGTGAACGGGCGCGAGAACATGATCTCGGCCAGCACCGGGTTCGCGACCACGAAGTGGCGGAAGGCCTCGGCGACGTGCCGTAGGGCGTCCAGCGGATCGTCGGTGGCCGGCAGCGCCGCCAGGTCGTCGCCCAGCAGGCGGAAGCCCTCGAAGAAGACCTCGCGGATGAGACCCGCCTTGTCGCCGAACACCTCGTAGATGGCCGGGACCGAGGCCTCGGCCCGGCGGGCGACCGTGCGCGTGGTCAGCCCCGCCACGCCCTCCTCGGCGAGCACCGCGAGCG
Protein-coding regions in this window:
- a CDS encoding AMP-binding protein is translated as MLSYARGADSPALLEETIGANFERTVAAHGDREGLVEFATGRRWTYAELNADVDALARALMAVGVEKGDRVGIWAPNCAEWTITQYATAKIGAILVNINPAYRTHELAYALEQSGVTLLISASTFKTSDYGAMIDEVRAGTALRTVVYLDTDDWQQLLDCATGEEDLAGRLASLSPHDPINIQYTSGTTGFPKGATLSHRNILNNGFFVTETIGFTHVDRLAIPVPFYHCFGMVMANLGCTTHGAAMVIPGPAFDPATTLRSIQDERCTAVYGVPTMFIGMQALPAFAEYDLSTLRTGIMAGAPCPVEVMKRCVTEMHLAEVSIAYGMTETSPVSCQTLADDDLDRRTATIGRVHPHVEIKIVDPETGETVERGTPGEFCTRGYSVMIGYWNDPERTADALDADGWMHTGDLAVMREDGYALIVGRIKDMVIRGGENVYPREIEEFLYTHPDIEDVQVVGVPDERFGEELCACIKVRAGAAPLDADAIRAFATGKLAHYKIPRYVRLVEQFPTTVTGKIRKVEMRAESAEALGLPVPTL
- a CDS encoding acyl-CoA dehydrogenase family protein, producing the protein MASSEPRRPGLDTPPDLLDFTPSEDQRLIRDTVAEFAAEHLRARAGEADTACAAPDDLVTKSAELGLSLLGVPEELGGVATARSAVTATLVTEALAAGDMGLAVACLASSAVSTALVLWGSGEAQAAYLPAFVGDTVPAAALAILEPRAVFDPFELRTVARRTPGGFVLDGAKSLVPRAAQAELFVVAAELDGHGPALFVVEANAPGMSVEPEPAMGLRAAGTGRLDLATVHVPETALLGDADPAAYAECVRLSRLAWCGLAVGTAQAVLDYVIPYLNERVAFGEPVSHRQGVAFKVADVAIELEGMRLATYRAAARADAGQPFARETELARRLCAAKGMRIGSDGVQLLGGHGYVKEHPVERWYRDLRAVGVASGVVLV
- a CDS encoding acyl-CoA dehydrogenase family protein translates to MIHLEVPARLSTVVDQAHLTAEKLLRPGSRRNDRAEHTRPPELDALAPLADGLNAAGGGQVTTGEVRNGRNLASVLGIMEMCWGDAGMLLSLPRLGLGNAAIASVAKGEQAKRFAGKWAAMAITEPDTGSDSAAIRTTAVLDGDDYVLNGEKIFVTSGERADVVVVWATLDRELGRAAIKSFVVEKGTPGFELVRLEHKLGIRASDTAHLRLDNVRVPRENLLGDPEIDVERSFAGVMQTFDNTRPLVAAMAVGVARAALDETRTLLAEAGLTVDYDRAGPRQPAAVATFLDLEADYEAAYLLTLEAAWLADNARPNSMHASMAKAKAGRSATDIALGCVALAGSLGYSEDSLLEKWARDAKIMDIFEGTQQIQQLIVARRLLGKSSAELK
- a CDS encoding TetR/AcrR family transcriptional regulator; its protein translation is MPRVKQRTEALRERGLASALAVLAEEGVAGLTTRTVARRAEASVPAIYEVFGDKAGLIREVFFEGFRLLGDDLAALPATDDPLDALRHVAEAFRHFVVANPVLAEIMFSRPFTDFDPTQDEDRAGVKVRKIFVHHIRTAVDAGLFAADPTDIAHVFFAYVQGIAAAESAHRLGGSKQSVDRRWRLGLDALIAGLGQAPAPARRRAGARAKKA